In Edaphobacter dinghuensis, one genomic interval encodes:
- a CDS encoding ribonuclease R family protein, with translation MAQTPYPRSDRELIRRIERSPGHRAGYKQLVREFGLGGGRERRLLLEQLARITARGELVKIDTEQWSLPAAAPEKTARASRNAEQPVEHLEHRANRDRLVAGKIDLHRDGYAFVRPNQSTSREDDLFIPPNEINGAMQGDEVLVDEAPPGRDGRRSGRVARVLTRRNPTVVGIFHYARSRGRSNSWESAPLINGNYVTPLDERMTQGILIPEGAEIAVTPTVTPHRVLGEEAQAQQAHWTEELDPHWPLEGLAVDIEITDFPAPGRPARGRVLEVLGPPDAFGVDVEIVIRKHHLPYTFPANVLAEATASAAQTVETLAADELKRRRDFRGLPIVTIDGETARDFDDAVLVEPLANGNWQLQVHIADVSHYVRPGTALDLEARLRGTSVYFPDRAIPMLPNQLSSGMCSLRPDEDRLVLSCLMEIDGRGEVLGYELCEGIIRSARRMTYTQIQAVLDGDAATRKEFAALVPDFERMYELALKLNAKRHRRGSIDFDLPEPVVQFDPEGNMEAIVRSQRGWSHRLIEEFMLSANECVAHWIEAQGVPSVYRIHEMPDPKRIVDFEETASQFGYSLGFSSLPVKRVQTKADRRSVRGTNRTAKTHEVAESIPVTPQMYQRLTAKIAGKPEERILAYLMLRSLKQARYSEQNVGHFALASPSYTHFTSPIRRYPDLIVHRLLRDLLQRGANPQGAAILSTDPQPWREMSDAKQEAKHTSSQIRLGDAMAPIPEAEIAVIATESSQAERRADDAERELIEWKKIRFMEDRVGEDFNAIILSCTKYGFFVELDDLFIEGLVPIASLQDDRYFFRDTDRQIVGARNGHIFKMGLRVHVLLDRIDRQQKRLQFALLPDERESEGTRRSGSLRRAGKNKKVTSVDDGRTRQPSPDRSGKPRKTKGAAAKKKVRKRDKVNKGKKKRG, from the coding sequence ATGGCGCAGACACCGTATCCCCGAAGTGATCGTGAACTGATTCGCAGGATTGAGCGCTCTCCGGGGCATCGTGCCGGATACAAGCAATTGGTGCGCGAGTTCGGGCTCGGCGGTGGACGCGAGCGGCGTCTGCTGCTGGAGCAGCTTGCGCGCATTACCGCTCGTGGGGAGCTGGTCAAGATCGACACCGAGCAGTGGAGTTTGCCTGCCGCCGCGCCGGAGAAGACTGCTCGCGCATCGCGAAATGCAGAACAGCCCGTAGAACATTTAGAACATCGCGCCAACCGCGACCGTTTGGTAGCAGGAAAGATCGATCTGCATCGCGATGGCTACGCGTTTGTTCGACCTAACCAGAGCACTAGTCGCGAAGACGACTTGTTCATTCCTCCGAATGAAATCAACGGAGCGATGCAGGGCGACGAGGTGCTGGTGGATGAAGCGCCGCCGGGACGTGATGGACGGCGTTCGGGGCGAGTAGCGCGGGTGTTGACGCGACGCAATCCTACGGTGGTTGGCATCTTTCACTATGCGCGGTCGCGAGGGCGTTCTAACTCGTGGGAGAGTGCTCCACTGATCAATGGCAACTACGTCACGCCGCTGGACGAGCGGATGACGCAGGGGATTCTCATCCCTGAGGGTGCTGAGATTGCCGTAACACCGACTGTTACACCGCATCGTGTGTTGGGCGAAGAGGCGCAGGCGCAGCAGGCGCATTGGACGGAGGAGCTGGACCCGCATTGGCCACTGGAAGGGCTTGCGGTCGATATCGAGATCACGGATTTTCCTGCGCCGGGGCGTCCTGCGCGCGGTCGTGTGCTCGAAGTGCTGGGACCGCCTGATGCGTTCGGCGTCGATGTCGAGATCGTCATTCGCAAACATCATCTGCCGTATACCTTTCCTGCGAATGTGCTGGCGGAGGCCACGGCATCGGCGGCGCAGACGGTCGAGACGCTGGCAGCGGACGAGTTGAAACGGCGCAGGGATTTTCGCGGACTGCCGATCGTCACCATCGATGGCGAGACGGCGCGAGATTTTGACGACGCTGTATTGGTAGAGCCGCTGGCCAATGGCAATTGGCAGCTTCAGGTGCACATCGCGGATGTCAGCCACTATGTTCGTCCGGGCACAGCGCTCGATCTTGAAGCGCGTCTGCGTGGCACGTCAGTTTATTTTCCTGATCGCGCTATCCCAATGTTGCCGAATCAGCTTTCGAGTGGGATGTGCAGCCTGCGGCCAGATGAGGATCGGTTGGTTCTGAGCTGCCTGATGGAGATCGACGGACGCGGCGAAGTACTTGGCTACGAGTTGTGCGAGGGCATCATTCGCAGCGCACGGCGCATGACGTATACGCAGATTCAGGCGGTGCTCGATGGCGATGCGGCGACGCGCAAGGAGTTTGCAGCATTGGTGCCGGACTTCGAGCGCATGTACGAACTGGCGCTGAAGCTGAATGCGAAGCGTCATCGCCGCGGATCGATTGATTTCGATCTGCCGGAGCCGGTGGTGCAGTTCGATCCCGAAGGCAACATGGAAGCCATCGTGCGCTCGCAGCGTGGCTGGTCGCACCGCTTGATCGAGGAGTTTATGCTCTCGGCCAACGAGTGTGTTGCTCACTGGATCGAAGCGCAGGGCGTGCCCAGCGTCTACCGTATTCATGAGATGCCCGATCCTAAGCGCATCGTCGACTTTGAAGAGACGGCAAGTCAGTTCGGGTATTCGCTCGGGTTCAGCAGTCTGCCCGTAAAGCGGGTGCAGACGAAGGCTGACCGGCGCTCGGTGCGTGGAACGAATCGTACGGCGAAGACGCATGAGGTCGCTGAGTCGATTCCGGTGACGCCGCAGATGTACCAGCGGCTGACGGCGAAGATCGCAGGCAAACCGGAGGAGCGGATTCTTGCCTACCTGATGCTGCGGTCGTTGAAGCAGGCGCGATACAGCGAACAGAACGTCGGCCACTTTGCGCTGGCGTCGCCCAGCTATACCCACTTCACCTCGCCGATTCGCCGCTACCCGGACCTGATCGTTCATCGGCTGCTGCGCGATCTGTTGCAGCGCGGCGCGAATCCGCAGGGTGCGGCTATTTTGAGCACCGATCCGCAGCCTTGGCGCGAGATGAGTGATGCGAAGCAGGAAGCTAAACATACTTCCTCGCAGATTCGGCTTGGTGATGCGATGGCGCCTATTCCAGAGGCAGAGATTGCTGTCATCGCCACTGAGTCCAGCCAAGCGGAGCGCCGCGCCGATGATGCAGAGCGCGAGCTGATCGAGTGGAAGAAGATACGCTTCATGGAGGATCGTGTTGGAGAGGATTTCAATGCCATTATTCTCTCCTGCACGAAGTATGGCTTCTTCGTTGAACTCGACGACCTCTTCATCGAGGGGCTTGTGCCGATTGCGAGCTTGCAGGACGACCGCTATTTCTTCCGCGACACCGACAGGCAGATTGTGGGCGCGCGTAACGGCCACATCTTCAAGATGGGCCTGCGCGTTCATGTTCTGCTCGACAGGATTGACCGCCAACAAAAGCGACTGCAGTTCGCGCTGTTGCCGGATGAGAGAGAAAGCGAAGGTACACGGCGGTCTGGTTCCTTGCGACGTGCTGGAAAGAATAAGAAGGTAACGTCGGTTGATGATGGACGAACCAGACAGCCAAGCCCTGACCGTTCCGGAAAGCCACGCAAGACCAAGGGAGCAGCTGCGAAGAAGAAGGTTCGGAAGAGGGACAAGGTGAATAAAGGAAAGAAAAAGCGCGGTTGA
- a CDS encoding SRPBCC family protein, with product MASIRREIFTRACPKDVWAAIRDVGALHTRLVPGFVVDTQLEPGARIVTFGNGLVVKELIVDLDEEARRLAWSAVGGQLSHHNASVQVFADGEGSRIVWIADLLPNELAEGIRGMIEQGSVIMKETLDRQADRS from the coding sequence ATGGCATCGATTCGCAGAGAGATTTTTACCAGAGCCTGCCCGAAAGATGTATGGGCGGCAATTCGTGACGTTGGCGCATTACACACGCGGCTGGTTCCGGGGTTTGTTGTGGATACACAGTTGGAGCCGGGTGCGAGAATCGTAACGTTTGGAAATGGCTTGGTAGTGAAAGAGTTGATCGTCGATTTGGATGAAGAAGCTCGCCGATTGGCGTGGTCTGCGGTAGGAGGACAGCTTTCGCATCACAATGCATCGGTGCAGGTGTTTGCGGATGGGGAGGGAAGCAGGATTGTGTGGATCGCCGATTTACTGCCGAATGAGCTTGCGGAGGGAATTCGGGGCATGATCGAGCAGGGCAGCGTGATTATGAAGGAGACGCTGGACAGGCAGGCAGATAGAAGCTGA
- a CDS encoding CRTAC1 family protein: MEKLRLSNIQKHIVSSLRWTALLLSFASASLCHAQMGVSTGNGVATPAKPLPAGLKPPVVRYEDIAAQAGLTAVNVSGAEKNKQYIIETTGNGVAIFDYDNDGLPDILFVNGDRLHGGGTSTPVLYHNLGGLKFEDVTAKAGLTHTGWGQGVCAGDIDNDGHVDLFITQWGQNVLYHNQGNGTFKNETEERGLASPKPRWSTGCAFVDFNRDGALDLVVAHYIEFDPATTPHPGEKSQCEWKGLPVICGPRGLQGETISLYQNDGHGHFTDVSDKMHITTPKNYYCFSPLVADFDNDGWPDIYVACDSTASLYFHNLKGKGFEEIGVESGVAYNDEGRAQAGMGVAAADFNHSGRLDIFKTNFADDTSTLYSNEGANSFNDTTIDAGLAVNTRYLGWGTAAIDIDNDGWKDLILANGHVYPEVDSGHTGETFKQSRLLYWNRRDGQFFDLSSLAGSGIAAAHASRGLAVGDLNNDGNEEIVIVNMGEAPSLLKNVAPPLGNSILIRALTATGRDAIGARITVTANGRTQIDEVRSGGSYISQNDFRLHFGLAKATVANLSIRWLDGKVETISSVAAGQIVTIQEGKGIVSKVPYTSRRP; this comes from the coding sequence ATGGAGAAGCTCCGTCTCAGCAATATTCAAAAGCACATCGTTTCATCGCTTCGGTGGACGGCATTGCTTCTTAGCTTCGCTTCGGCCAGCCTGTGTCATGCCCAGATGGGAGTATCAACCGGGAACGGCGTGGCAACACCTGCGAAGCCTTTACCTGCCGGATTAAAGCCGCCGGTGGTGCGTTATGAGGACATTGCTGCCCAGGCAGGACTTACTGCAGTGAATGTCTCCGGGGCGGAAAAGAATAAGCAATACATCATCGAGACTACCGGAAATGGAGTCGCCATCTTCGATTACGACAACGATGGTTTGCCGGACATTCTGTTCGTCAACGGCGATCGTCTCCATGGTGGCGGCACATCTACGCCAGTGCTGTATCACAACCTTGGCGGGCTGAAGTTTGAAGATGTCACCGCCAAGGCTGGATTGACGCACACCGGATGGGGGCAGGGAGTTTGCGCCGGCGATATCGACAATGACGGGCATGTTGATCTCTTCATCACGCAATGGGGACAGAACGTTCTTTACCATAATCAGGGCAACGGCACGTTTAAGAATGAAACAGAGGAGCGTGGGTTGGCATCGCCGAAACCACGCTGGAGCACAGGATGCGCTTTTGTGGACTTCAACCGGGATGGAGCTCTGGATCTGGTCGTAGCCCACTACATTGAGTTCGATCCAGCCACGACACCACATCCGGGCGAGAAGTCGCAATGCGAATGGAAGGGACTGCCAGTGATCTGCGGGCCACGAGGACTGCAGGGCGAGACGATCTCGCTATATCAAAATGATGGGCACGGGCACTTTACCGATGTCTCTGACAAGATGCACATCACCACGCCCAAGAACTACTACTGCTTTTCCCCGCTGGTTGCGGATTTCGACAACGATGGCTGGCCGGATATCTATGTTGCCTGCGACTCCACGGCGAGCCTCTACTTTCACAATCTCAAAGGAAAGGGCTTTGAAGAAATCGGCGTGGAGTCTGGTGTTGCCTATAACGACGAAGGGCGGGCACAGGCAGGCATGGGGGTGGCGGCGGCTGACTTCAACCATAGCGGGCGTCTCGATATCTTCAAGACCAACTTTGCCGACGATACCTCAACTCTCTACAGTAATGAGGGCGCAAACAGCTTCAACGACACCACTATCGACGCGGGTCTTGCAGTCAACACGCGATACCTGGGTTGGGGCACTGCTGCGATCGACATTGACAATGATGGGTGGAAAGATCTGATTCTCGCTAATGGGCATGTGTACCCCGAAGTCGACAGCGGACATACGGGCGAGACGTTCAAGCAGAGTCGATTGCTCTACTGGAATCGCAGAGACGGTCAGTTCTTCGATCTCTCTTCTTTAGCGGGAAGCGGTATTGCTGCAGCCCATGCTTCACGCGGACTCGCTGTTGGAGACCTCAATAACGATGGCAACGAAGAGATAGTCATCGTCAATATGGGAGAGGCACCGTCGCTTCTAAAAAACGTCGCGCCGCCATTGGGCAACTCCATCCTGATACGTGCTTTGACGGCCACCGGTCGTGATGCAATTGGAGCCCGCATTACTGTCACGGCCAATGGGCGAACACAGATCGATGAGGTTCGGAGTGGTGGTTCGTATATATCTCAGAACGATTTTCGACTGCACTTTGGCTTAGCGAAAGCGACTGTAGCAAATCTTTCCATTCGTTGGCTGGACGGCAAGGTCGAAACCATCTCTTCAGTTGCTGCAGGCCAAATAGTCACCATCCAGGAAGGCAAAGGAATTGTCAGCAAAGTGCCGTACACCTCACGGAGACCTTAG
- a CDS encoding tetratricopeptide repeat protein: MWRYVLLALPVFCVLPSIAFAQSGPACTGPTALDQMIVSNPSSGAYEALGTWFAKRRQFSCAISAFESALRLDPKSWQGHYDLGLTLLSSGNPRGAITELKTASALKPNSEQILLPLGAALSETNRQDSAIEVFKSILKENPQSIKAIDGLTKAFIAEGRYEAAIAALKNAPPDEVLQLNLAVAYSKNGNPDESLKVLSAIIKQHPAYAQGHFNMGAVYVQENRFGEAAQEFKEALRLDPSDDVTRLSYVKALVVLAQFDTAAPIMQEYRQRRPHEFDALYFSGVVEKGLGDYAGAEKFLRQAVAINPNYFDARYSLGYVLAHLSRPAEARPELEAALKLDPSSSKARFQLAAVLRALGQKSEANKELSTFEKQKEQGVKQDVAGVKANQANADLQTGDPQKAVDLYRQSLVEDPGNARTYYNLALALDRTGDHRAEREALEKAVELDPKLARPHNQLGVLDLQENQAATAKKQFETAISLDPQYAEAQNNLGVLSGQLGESAQAEKLFREATENNPQYGQAFANLGMILASEGRFPEAAQALSTAVQIEPNNTGALSAYGMVLVRLNKGSEALTHFRKVTELDPKSPGAHLNLGIALADQFDLNGALSEFSEAVNLDPDNAVAHYNKGRVLLDLQRNSEAKPELEKAIQLDPNSADSWYLLGLISRQAGETEAAIRNFQKSLAVKPDNAEAHFMLGQELQRKGDSAGAIEQWRRTIQIQPQYSEAYYSLSRLLMQSHPDEAKRLQAQFKTLQAAQHITDRANTLGNFALASADAHDWPQAIAQLKEAINACGQCDSLAPLHKDLGLIYCRSGDYKNGRTELLAAQKLTPADEDIKKALELLQTVQSPTL; the protein is encoded by the coding sequence ATGTGGCGATATGTTCTGCTTGCACTCCCTGTTTTCTGTGTCTTGCCATCAATCGCGTTCGCCCAGAGTGGTCCCGCTTGTACCGGACCGACCGCGCTGGACCAGATGATTGTTTCCAATCCTTCCAGTGGCGCCTACGAAGCACTGGGAACCTGGTTTGCAAAGCGCCGTCAATTCTCTTGCGCCATCTCTGCCTTTGAATCTGCACTTCGGCTCGATCCCAAATCGTGGCAGGGTCACTACGATCTCGGACTCACTCTGCTGAGCAGCGGCAATCCTCGCGGCGCGATTACGGAGCTCAAGACAGCGTCGGCGCTGAAGCCGAACTCGGAGCAGATTTTACTGCCGTTGGGAGCAGCACTCAGTGAGACGAACCGACAAGACAGTGCAATTGAGGTCTTCAAGTCGATTCTGAAAGAAAATCCGCAATCGATTAAGGCGATCGATGGTCTCACCAAGGCTTTTATTGCCGAAGGAAGATACGAAGCGGCTATTGCAGCGCTCAAGAACGCTCCGCCGGACGAAGTTTTACAGCTCAATCTTGCCGTCGCGTATTCAAAGAACGGTAATCCTGACGAATCACTGAAGGTTCTTTCTGCAATCATTAAGCAGCATCCTGCTTATGCCCAGGGGCACTTCAATATGGGAGCCGTTTACGTTCAAGAGAACCGATTCGGCGAGGCAGCGCAGGAATTTAAAGAGGCGCTGCGCCTCGATCCCTCCGACGACGTCACTCGCCTGTCCTATGTAAAAGCTCTGGTGGTTCTCGCTCAGTTCGATACCGCGGCTCCGATTATGCAGGAGTATCGGCAGCGTCGACCGCACGAATTCGATGCACTTTACTTCAGCGGCGTCGTGGAAAAAGGATTGGGCGACTATGCAGGCGCCGAAAAATTTTTACGTCAGGCAGTGGCTATTAACCCGAATTATTTCGATGCACGATACAGCCTGGGCTATGTGCTCGCGCACCTTAGCCGTCCTGCAGAGGCACGTCCCGAACTGGAAGCTGCCCTCAAACTCGATCCAAGTTCGAGCAAGGCACGATTTCAGTTAGCAGCAGTGTTACGTGCTCTCGGACAGAAGAGTGAGGCGAATAAAGAATTAAGTACCTTCGAGAAGCAAAAGGAGCAAGGCGTCAAACAAGATGTCGCCGGTGTGAAAGCAAATCAGGCAAATGCTGATTTGCAGACGGGAGATCCGCAAAAGGCCGTTGATCTGTATCGCCAATCACTCGTCGAAGACCCAGGAAATGCACGCACCTACTACAACCTTGCCCTTGCTTTAGACCGGACGGGAGATCATCGCGCGGAGCGGGAGGCACTCGAAAAAGCGGTCGAACTCGATCCCAAGCTGGCTCGTCCTCATAATCAACTTGGCGTTCTCGACCTGCAGGAAAATCAGGCCGCCACCGCGAAAAAGCAGTTCGAGACGGCCATCTCGCTCGATCCGCAATATGCTGAAGCTCAAAATAATTTAGGCGTTCTGAGTGGGCAGCTCGGCGAAAGCGCGCAAGCCGAAAAGCTATTCCGCGAAGCAACGGAAAACAATCCGCAGTATGGTCAGGCCTTCGCCAATCTGGGCATGATACTGGCTAGCGAAGGCCGATTCCCGGAGGCCGCTCAGGCACTTTCTACCGCCGTTCAAATCGAACCGAATAATACTGGCGCCCTCAGCGCATATGGAATGGTCCTGGTGCGCTTGAATAAAGGAAGTGAGGCCCTCACCCATTTTCGCAAGGTGACGGAGCTTGACCCCAAATCGCCGGGAGCACATCTGAACCTGGGAATTGCCCTGGCCGATCAGTTCGACCTCAACGGTGCGTTGAGCGAATTTTCTGAAGCGGTCAATCTGGATCCGGACAATGCCGTGGCACACTACAACAAGGGACGAGTCCTCCTCGATTTACAACGCAACAGCGAGGCAAAACCCGAACTTGAGAAGGCAATTCAGCTCGATCCAAACTCGGCAGACTCCTGGTACCTTCTGGGTTTAATCTCGAGGCAGGCAGGGGAGACAGAGGCAGCCATTCGCAACTTCCAGAAGTCGCTTGCCGTCAAGCCGGACAATGCCGAAGCTCATTTCATGCTGGGGCAGGAACTTCAACGGAAGGGCGATTCAGCCGGTGCAATCGAGCAATGGCGTAGAACCATCCAAATTCAGCCGCAATACAGCGAGGCGTACTACAGCCTCTCACGTCTCCTGATGCAGTCGCATCCCGATGAAGCCAAGCGATTGCAGGCGCAATTCAAAACGTTGCAGGCCGCACAGCACATCACAGATCGCGCGAACACGCTTGGTAACTTTGCCCTGGCCTCAGCCGACGCCCACGACTGGCCGCAGGCGATCGCCCAACTCAAGGAAGCTATTAATGCTTGTGGGCAATGCGATTCACTAGCCCCGCTTCACAAAGATCTTGGCTTGATCTACTGCCGCTCTGGCGACTACAAAAATGGGCGAACAGAGTTGCTGGCCGCGCAGAAGCTGACTCCGGCAGATGAAGATATTAAGAAAGCGCTCGAGCTATTGCAGACAGTACAATCACCGACACTATAG
- a CDS encoding tetratricopeptide repeat protein yields the protein MKTDMGRSMSPITPALIKNISSSATYDNPQLKRRFEVFTRDGKLYQSEYGLDADGKESFRDTHQLEWIIGAGVNGFGAILQDDHHLFQAPLSFYSKAMDWEPSPGYEFADLGFNRPITPGCISCHSGRPNAVAGTNGKFEATPFSQLAIGCERCHGPGAAHVQLMSGEPVHSSGKGPLSDTMIINPARLTPYMADNICMACHQAGDVRVLKPGKTYRDIRPGLPLDETLSILMVPPTPEAPPSKDHVDHYYSMTLSKCYRASKGKLSCITCHDPHIEPSREEAPAYFNSKCLTCHTRQSCKLPLETRMQQKPADNCIGCHMPQRDIQVISHSTATNHRIVATPDEPFPDVTFMQTTAALPNLIHINPAHRSVSGQQADPLPLLTLLQAYGELAQDKPEYVASYLKVLSQLEQTQPNDPLVQAALGRRDLKDGNFSNAADHLRRSLQAGPAVATTYADLADALTHLGQTAEARPLIEKAIQLDPFNPITKKMLVVNLIQAKQYPEAKKSLEDYLKVFPQDDFMRQMLHRAESTTQP from the coding sequence TTGAAGACCGATATGGGGCGCTCCATGTCACCGATCACCCCAGCATTGATAAAGAACATCTCTTCTTCCGCCACTTACGACAATCCGCAATTGAAGCGCAGATTCGAAGTTTTCACCCGAGACGGGAAACTCTATCAAAGCGAATATGGACTTGATGCAGACGGCAAGGAAAGCTTTCGGGATACTCATCAGCTCGAATGGATCATCGGAGCAGGCGTCAACGGGTTTGGAGCAATCCTTCAGGACGATCACCATCTCTTCCAGGCGCCGCTGTCTTTCTATTCCAAGGCTATGGATTGGGAACCTTCGCCAGGATACGAGTTTGCCGATCTAGGATTTAATCGTCCGATTACTCCCGGCTGCATTTCCTGTCACAGCGGTCGGCCAAATGCTGTGGCCGGGACCAACGGTAAATTCGAAGCTACGCCTTTTTCTCAACTAGCCATCGGCTGCGAAAGATGCCATGGGCCAGGAGCCGCACATGTACAGCTTATGAGTGGAGAACCCGTCCATAGCTCGGGGAAGGGTCCTTTGTCCGATACCATGATCATCAATCCTGCCCGCCTCACACCATATATGGCCGACAACATCTGCATGGCTTGCCATCAGGCGGGCGATGTACGTGTTCTCAAACCCGGCAAGACATACCGGGATATTCGCCCAGGTCTTCCACTCGACGAGACGTTATCGATCCTGATGGTTCCACCTACACCGGAGGCTCCGCCCTCGAAGGATCACGTCGACCATTACTACTCCATGACTTTGAGCAAGTGCTATCGCGCGAGCAAGGGCAAGCTTAGCTGCATCACCTGCCACGATCCTCACATTGAACCGTCACGCGAAGAGGCCCCGGCGTATTTCAACAGCAAATGTTTGACCTGCCATACGCGCCAAAGCTGCAAACTTCCTTTAGAAACTCGAATGCAGCAAAAACCTGCCGACAACTGCATCGGCTGCCATATGCCGCAGCGCGACATTCAGGTCATCTCACACTCCACCGCCACCAATCATCGCATCGTGGCGACTCCCGATGAGCCATTTCCCGATGTCACCTTCATGCAGACGACGGCTGCGCTGCCGAATTTGATCCATATCAATCCTGCTCATCGTTCAGTGTCAGGTCAGCAGGCCGATCCACTTCCGTTGCTGACCCTCTTGCAAGCCTATGGAGAACTTGCGCAGGACAAACCGGAATACGTGGCCTCTTATTTGAAAGTCCTCAGCCAGCTAGAGCAGACGCAGCCGAATGATCCTTTAGTGCAAGCAGCGCTCGGACGTAGAGATCTGAAAGACGGCAACTTCTCCAATGCTGCTGATCATCTCCGGCGCTCGCTTCAGGCTGGCCCCGCAGTCGCAACGACTTATGCCGATCTGGCAGACGCTCTCACTCATCTTGGACAGACTGCCGAGGCTCGGCCATTGATTGAAAAAGCAATCCAGCTGGATCCATTCAATCCCATTACAAAGAAGATGTTGGTAGTCAATCTCATTCAAGCCAAACAATATCCGGAGGCAAAAAAGTCGCTTGAGGACTATCTCAAAGTCTTTCCGCAAGATGACTTCATGCGTCAGATGTTGCATCGTGCAGAGAGCACGACTCAGCCTTGA
- the tyrS gene encoding tyrosine--tRNA ligase — protein sequence MSASVTETMSNFLSLEDQLDLITKGAAEILPLDALKERIQQSTASGKPMRIKAGFDPTAPDLHLGHTVLIRKLRHFQQLGHTVIFLIGDSTALIGDPTGRNVTRKPLTPEQIAANAETYKEQVFKILDPEKTEVRYNSEWLDKLNYYDLVKLLAQFTVSQMLEREDFHKRFDAEQPIALHEMIYPVAQGYDSVALNADVELGGTDQKFNLMRGRDLQKHFGQPQQIVLMVPILEGLDGVQKMSKSLNNAIGIHEPASEMYGKLMSISDELMWKYWTLLTDLRKSEIAQMQADVASGALHPMQAKKNLAHAITSDFHSAAEADAAAENWAQQFQQRGVASDLEEVSVEYSAVAGADPKTVRMAKLLAQAGLASSASEATRKLAEGAVRVGTDVYRDAMLSLESLPAKLTVRLGKRAKAITITA from the coding sequence ATGTCCGCTTCTGTAACGGAGACCATGTCTAACTTTTTATCGCTTGAAGACCAGCTTGACCTCATCACCAAGGGCGCTGCCGAGATTCTTCCGCTGGACGCTCTTAAGGAGCGCATTCAGCAGTCCACCGCCTCGGGTAAGCCGATGCGCATCAAGGCGGGCTTTGATCCGACGGCTCCTGACCTGCATCTTGGCCACACGGTGCTGATCCGCAAACTGCGGCACTTTCAGCAGCTTGGGCATACGGTCATCTTTTTGATCGGAGACTCGACCGCGCTGATCGGCGACCCGACCGGGCGCAACGTGACGCGCAAGCCGCTGACGCCTGAGCAGATTGCCGCCAATGCGGAGACGTACAAGGAGCAGGTCTTCAAGATTCTCGATCCTGAGAAGACCGAGGTTCGCTACAACTCCGAGTGGCTCGATAAGCTGAACTACTACGACCTGGTGAAGCTACTGGCGCAGTTCACGGTCTCGCAGATGCTGGAGCGCGAGGACTTTCACAAGCGCTTCGACGCCGAGCAGCCGATTGCGCTGCACGAGATGATCTATCCCGTCGCGCAGGGCTACGACTCGGTTGCTCTCAATGCAGACGTAGAACTCGGCGGTACCGATCAGAAGTTCAACCTGATGCGCGGCCGCGACCTGCAGAAGCACTTCGGTCAGCCGCAGCAGATTGTGCTGATGGTGCCGATTCTTGAAGGTCTCGACGGCGTGCAGAAGATGTCGAAGTCGCTCAACAATGCCATTGGTATTCACGAACCCGCGTCGGAGATGTACGGCAAGCTGATGTCGATCTCCGACGAGCTGATGTGGAAGTACTGGACGCTGCTGACCGATCTACGCAAGTCGGAGATCGCGCAGATGCAGGCCGATGTCGCCAGCGGTGCGCTACATCCGATGCAGGCGAAGAAGAACCTCGCGCACGCGATTACGAGTGATTTCCATTCTGCGGCAGAAGCGGATGCGGCGGCAGAGAACTGGGCGCAGCAATTTCAGCAGCGCGGCGTGGCGAGCGATCTCGAAGAGGTGTCGGTGGAATACAGCGCCGTCGCTGGAGCCGATCCGAAGACGGTGCGGATGGCGAAGCTGCTGGCGCAGGCCGGGCTTGCCAGTTCGGCGAGCGAGGCTACGCGCAAGCTGGCCGAGGGCGCGGTGCGCGTAGGCACCGACGTGTACCGCGATGCGATGCTTTCGCTGGAGTCATTGCCGGCAAAGCTAACGGTTCGGTTGGGCAAACGCGCCAAGGCTATTACGATTACGGCATGA
- a CDS encoding oxidative damage protection protein: MAHMVFCTKYKAEMEGLDEPPFDSDFGQKIYKNVSKKAWGEWVERQKMLLNEYRLQPWTREAQEFLVEQMNEFFFGEGGSLPKEYVAPTK, encoded by the coding sequence ATGGCGCACATGGTTTTCTGCACCAAATACAAGGCTGAAATGGAAGGCCTCGATGAACCGCCCTTTGACTCGGATTTCGGTCAGAAGATCTACAAAAATGTGTCTAAAAAAGCCTGGGGCGAGTGGGTGGAGCGCCAGAAGATGCTGTTGAATGAGTACCGCCTGCAGCCCTGGACGCGCGAGGCACAGGAGTTCCTTGTGGAGCAGATGAACGAGTTCTTCTTCGGCGAAGGCGGATCTTTGCCCAAGGAGTACGTCGCGCCTACGAAGTAA